The following are encoded in a window of Pseudomonas sp. JQ170C genomic DNA:
- the fliF gene encoding flagellar basal-body MS-ring/collar protein FliF, with the protein MAEAVVDNVPAKGSAAASKPPLFGMSFLENISQMPMLRQVGLLVGLAASVAIGFAVVLWSQQPDYRPLYGSLAGMDTKQVMETLAAADIPYTVEPNSGALLVKSDDISRARLKLAAAGVAPGDGNVGFEILDKEQGLGTSQFMEATRYRRGLEGELARTVSSLNNVKAARVHLAIPKSSVFVRDERKPSASVLVELYPGRALEAGQVMAIVNLVATSVPELNKADVTVVDQKGNLLSDQVHNSELTMAGKQFDYSRRMEGMLTQRVHNILQPVLGNDRYKAEVSADVDFSAVESTSEQFNPDQPALRSEQSVNEQRSSSMGPQGVPGALSNQPPGPATAPQTTGGAAGATAAVQPGQPLLDANGQQIMDPATGQPMLAPYPADKRQQSTKNFELDRSISHVRQQQGRLTRLSVAVVVDDQLKVDPATGNSARAPWAAEDLARFTRLVQDAVGFDASRGDSVSVINVPFAADRGEVIADIPFYTQPWFWDIIKQVMGVLFILVLVFGVLRPVLNNITGNGKQPAAADGDMELGGMLGLDGELANDRVSLGGPQSILLPSPSEGYDAQLNAIKSLVAEDPGRVAQVVKEWINADE; encoded by the coding sequence ATGGCCGAAGCAGTCGTCGATAACGTGCCCGCCAAAGGCAGCGCAGCCGCGTCCAAGCCGCCGCTGTTCGGCATGTCGTTCCTTGAGAACATCTCGCAGATGCCGATGCTGCGCCAGGTGGGCCTGCTGGTGGGCCTGGCGGCGAGCGTGGCGATCGGTTTTGCCGTGGTGCTCTGGTCGCAGCAGCCCGACTATCGGCCGTTGTACGGCAGCCTGGCCGGCATGGACACCAAGCAGGTCATGGAAACCCTGGCCGCAGCCGACATCCCCTACACCGTCGAACCCAATTCCGGTGCCTTGCTGGTCAAGTCCGACGACATTTCCCGCGCGCGCCTGAAACTTGCCGCTGCCGGTGTGGCGCCGGGCGACGGCAACGTCGGTTTTGAAATCCTCGATAAAGAGCAGGGCCTGGGTACCAGTCAGTTCATGGAAGCCACCCGTTATCGCCGCGGCCTTGAAGGCGAGCTGGCGCGCACGGTGTCGAGCCTGAACAACGTCAAGGCAGCACGGGTACACCTGGCGATTCCGAAAAGCTCGGTGTTCGTACGCGATGAGCGCAAGCCCAGCGCCTCGGTACTGGTCGAGCTGTATCCGGGCCGCGCCTTGGAGGCGGGCCAGGTGATGGCCATCGTCAACCTGGTGGCAACCAGCGTGCCGGAGCTGAACAAGGCCGACGTGACGGTGGTCGATCAGAAGGGCAACCTGCTCTCCGACCAGGTGCACAACTCCGAGCTGACCATGGCCGGCAAGCAGTTCGACTACAGCCGCCGCATGGAAGGCATGCTCACCCAGCGTGTGCATAACATCCTGCAGCCGGTGCTGGGCAACGACCGCTACAAGGCCGAAGTGTCGGCCGATGTCGACTTCAGCGCCGTCGAGTCCACCTCCGAACAATTCAATCCTGATCAACCGGCGCTGCGCAGCGAGCAGTCGGTCAATGAACAGCGCTCCAGCAGCATGGGCCCGCAAGGTGTGCCCGGTGCTCTGAGCAACCAGCCACCTGGCCCGGCGACTGCGCCGCAGACCACCGGCGGTGCAGCCGGCGCAACCGCTGCCGTGCAACCCGGCCAGCCGCTGCTCGATGCCAACGGCCAGCAGATCATGGACCCGGCCACCGGCCAGCCGATGCTCGCCCCGTACCCGGCCGACAAGCGCCAGCAGTCGACCAAGAACTTCGAGCTGGACCGCTCCATCAGTCACGTTCGCCAGCAGCAAGGTCGCCTGACCCGACTGTCGGTGGCGGTGGTGGTCGACGACCAGCTCAAGGTCGACCCGGCCACCGGCAACAGCGCCCGTGCCCCCTGGGCTGCCGAAGACCTGGCGCGCTTCACTCGTCTGGTGCAGGACGCCGTGGGCTTCGATGCCAGTCGCGGCGACAGTGTCAGCGTGATCAACGTACCGTTCGCCGCCGACCGTGGCGAGGTGATCGCCGACATCCCGTTCTACACCCAGCCCTGGTTCTGGGACATCATCAAGCAAGTGATGGGTGTGTTGTTCATCCTGGTACTGGTGTTCGGCGTGCTGCGCCCGGTACTCAACAACATCACCGGCAACGGCAAGCAACCTGCCGCGGCCGATGGCGACATGGAACTGGGCGGTATGCTCGGTCTGGATGGCGAACTGGCCAACGACCGCGTCAGCCTGGGTGGTCCGCAAAGCATTCTGCTGCCGAGCCCGAGCGAGGGCTACGACGCACAGCTCAACGCAATCAAGAGCCTGGTGGCCGAAGACCCGGGTCGCGTGGCCCAGGTCGTGAAAGAGTGGATCAACGCCGATGAGTGA
- a CDS encoding sigma-54-dependent transcriptional regulator has translation MKAIKVLLVEDDRALRQALGDTLELGGFEYRAVGSAEEALEAVAAEAFSLVVSDVNMPGMDGHQLLALLRARQPHLPVLLMTAHAAVERAVEAMRQGAVDYLVKPFEPRALLDLVTRHALGVVAGQADEGPVACEPASAQLLELAARVARSDSTVLISGESGTGKEVLARYIHQQSRRANEPFVAINCAAIPDNMLEATLFGHEKGSFTGAIAAQAGKFEQADGGTLLLDEISEMPLALQAKLLRVLQEREVERVGGRRPIALDIRVVATTNRDLAGEVAAGRFREDLFYRLSVFPLAWRPLRERSADILPLAERLLARHVNKMKHAPVRLSPEARTCLQGYAWPGNVRELDNALQRALILQQGGVIEAADFCLAGVMPMFTTASAPAPALAVAPLEPAASGLGDDMRRHEFQMIIDTLRAERGRRKEAAERLGISPRTLRYKLAQMRDAGMDVEASLYAT, from the coding sequence ATGAAGGCAATCAAGGTGCTGCTGGTCGAAGACGATCGGGCACTGCGTCAGGCCCTGGGCGATACCCTGGAGCTGGGCGGCTTCGAGTACCGCGCCGTCGGTTCTGCCGAAGAGGCGCTGGAAGCGGTGGCCGCCGAGGCGTTCAGCCTGGTGGTCAGCGACGTCAACATGCCGGGCATGGACGGGCACCAGTTGCTGGCCCTGTTGCGGGCGCGCCAGCCGCACCTGCCGGTGCTGTTGATGACCGCCCACGCGGCGGTCGAGCGCGCGGTCGAGGCCATGCGCCAGGGCGCCGTGGATTATCTGGTCAAGCCGTTCGAGCCACGGGCACTGCTGGACCTGGTGACGCGTCACGCCCTTGGCGTGGTGGCGGGGCAGGCCGACGAAGGGCCGGTGGCCTGCGAGCCGGCCAGTGCGCAATTGCTGGAGCTGGCCGCGCGGGTGGCGCGCAGCGATTCCACCGTGTTGATCTCCGGTGAGTCCGGCACCGGCAAAGAGGTGCTGGCGCGCTATATCCATCAACAGTCCAGGCGCGCCAATGAGCCGTTCGTGGCGATCAACTGCGCCGCGATCCCCGACAACATGCTTGAGGCGACCCTGTTCGGTCACGAGAAGGGCTCCTTCACTGGCGCCATTGCCGCCCAGGCAGGCAAGTTCGAGCAGGCCGACGGCGGCACGTTGTTGCTCGACGAAATTTCCGAGATGCCACTGGCGCTGCAGGCCAAGCTGCTGCGCGTGTTGCAGGAGCGGGAAGTGGAGCGGGTCGGTGGGCGCAGGCCGATTGCCCTGGATATTCGCGTGGTGGCTACCACTAACCGTGATCTGGCAGGTGAAGTGGCCGCGGGTCGGTTCCGTGAGGACCTGTTCTATCGGCTGTCGGTGTTTCCGCTGGCCTGGCGTCCGTTGCGCGAGCGCAGCGCCGATATTCTGCCGCTGGCCGAGCGCTTGCTGGCCAGGCACGTCAATAAAATGAAGCATGCCCCCGTGCGCCTCTCGCCCGAGGCCAGGACTTGCCTGCAGGGTTATGCCTGGCCGGGCAATGTGCGTGAGCTGGACAACGCCCTCCAGCGGGCGTTGATCCTGCAGCAGGGCGGGGTGATCGAGGCGGCGGATTTTTGTCTGGCCGGGGTCATGCCGATGTTCACCACTGCCTCGGCGCCGGCGCCGGCCCTGGCGGTAGCGCCGCTTGAGCCAGCGGCCAGCGGCTTGGGCGATGACATGCGCCGTCACGAGTTCCAGATGATCATCGATACCCTGCGCGCCGAGCGTGGCCGGCGCAAGGAAGCGGCCGAGCGCCTGGGCATCAGTCCACGCACCCTGCGCTACAAACTGGCGCAGATGCGGGATGCCGGGATGGATGTCGAGGCCAGCCTCTACGCCACATAA
- the fliE gene encoding flagellar hook-basal body complex protein FliE, whose translation MSQGVEFNRLMLDMRAMQMDAMSMPKAAAAPELGSSNFADMLGQAINKVSDTQQASTQLANAFEIGKSGVDLTDVMIASQKASVSFQALTQVRNKLVQAYQDIMQMPV comes from the coding sequence ATGAGCCAAGGTGTTGAATTTAATCGATTGATGTTGGACATGCGGGCCATGCAGATGGACGCCATGTCGATGCCAAAAGCGGCGGCTGCGCCTGAGCTGGGCTCAAGCAATTTTGCCGACATGCTGGGGCAGGCCATCAATAAGGTCAGCGACACCCAGCAGGCTTCCACGCAACTGGCCAATGCCTTCGAGATCGGCAAGAGCGGCGTGGACCTGACCGACGTGATGATCGCTTCGCAAAAAGCCAGCGTTTCCTTTCAGGCCTTGACCCAGGTGCGCAACAAGCTGGTCCAGGCCTATCAAGACATCATGCAGATGCCGGTATAA
- a CDS encoding sensor histidine kinase, with amino-acid sequence MPQAAPISCVPEVKGQNAAEQESRLGLEQAFALFDQVSSQLSESYNLLEARVTELKGELAVVSAQRMAELAEKERLANRLQNLLDLLPGGVIVIDAQGRVREANPAACDLLGEPLEGELWREVIARSFAPRDDDGHEVSLRDGRRLSIATRSLDAEPGQLVLLNDLTETRQLQGQLARHERLSSLGKMVASLAHQIRTPLSAALLYASHLAEQTLPVETQQRFAGNLKERLHELEHQVRDMLVFARGELPLTDRLTPKALFQALQQAAQAHVQGHEVRWQCDSHLGELLCNRDTLVGALLNLIENALQASTEPARLKVHLYRRGQVLRLCISDAGAGIDSALLARLGEPFLTTKATGTGLGLAVVKAVTRAHQGVLQLRSRPGRGTCALVTLPLIDARNMESTQ; translated from the coding sequence ATGCCCCAGGCCGCCCCCATCTCCTGTGTCCCTGAAGTGAAGGGGCAGAACGCCGCCGAACAGGAAAGCCGCCTTGGCCTCGAGCAGGCCTTTGCCCTGTTCGATCAGGTCTCCAGTCAGTTGAGCGAGTCCTACAACCTGCTCGAAGCCCGGGTCACCGAACTCAAGGGCGAGTTGGCGGTGGTCAGCGCCCAGCGCATGGCCGAGCTTGCCGAGAAGGAGCGCCTGGCCAACCGCTTGCAGAACCTGCTTGACCTGTTGCCCGGTGGCGTCATTGTCATCGATGCCCAGGGGCGCGTGCGCGAGGCCAATCCTGCGGCCTGCGACTTGCTGGGCGAGCCGCTGGAAGGGGAACTGTGGCGTGAAGTGATCGCCCGCAGTTTTGCCCCGCGTGATGACGACGGCCATGAAGTGTCGCTGCGTGACGGGCGCCGCCTGTCGATCGCCACGCGTTCGCTGGATGCCGAGCCCGGGCAGTTGGTGCTGCTCAACGACCTGACCGAAACCCGTCAGTTGCAAGGGCAGTTGGCCCGCCATGAGCGCCTGTCTTCGCTGGGGAAAATGGTCGCTTCACTGGCCCATCAAATTCGTACGCCGCTGTCGGCGGCCCTGCTGTATGCAAGCCACCTGGCCGAGCAGACCCTGCCGGTCGAAACCCAGCAGCGTTTTGCCGGCAACCTAAAGGAGCGCCTGCATGAGCTTGAGCATCAAGTGCGCGACATGCTGGTGTTCGCCCGCGGCGAGCTGCCGCTGACCGACCGGCTCACGCCCAAGGCACTGTTCCAGGCCCTGCAGCAGGCCGCCCAGGCTCATGTGCAGGGTCATGAAGTGCGCTGGCAGTGCGACAGCCACCTGGGCGAGTTGCTGTGCAACCGCGACACCCTGGTCGGCGCCTTGCTCAACCTGATCGAAAACGCCCTGCAGGCCAGCACTGAGCCGGCGCGCCTGAAGGTCCACCTGTACCGCCGTGGGCAGGTGCTGCGCCTGTGCATCAGCGATGCCGGGGCCGGCATCGACAGCGCCTTGCTGGCGCGACTGGGTGAACCCTTCCTGACCACCAAGGCCACCGGTACCGGGCTTGGTCTGGCGGTGGTCAAGGCGGTGACGCGAGCCCACCAGGGCGTTCTGCAACTTCGCTCGCGGCCTGGCCGCGGCACCTGTGCGCTGGTCACGTTGCCGTTGATCGATGCGCGGAACATGGAGAGCACGCAATGA